The Mycolicibacterium boenickei genome has a segment encoding these proteins:
- the rnc gene encoding ribonuclease III yields MTDPHAALLEALGVELPAELLTIALTHRSYSYENGGLPTNERLEFLGDAVLGLTITEELYHRHPERSEGDLAKLRASIVNTQALADVGRGLTEGGLGSHLLLGKGEENSGGADKSSILADGVESLLGAIYLQHGLTTSREVILRLFGDLLDTAPTLGAGLDWKSSLQELTASRGLGAPSYVVTSTGPDHDKEFSAVVVVADVEYGKGVGRNKKEAELKAAAAAWNALDNA; encoded by the coding sequence GTGACCGACCCGCACGCGGCGCTGCTTGAGGCACTGGGCGTCGAGCTTCCCGCCGAACTGCTGACCATCGCGTTGACGCATCGCAGCTACTCCTACGAGAACGGTGGCCTGCCGACCAACGAGCGGCTGGAGTTTCTCGGGGACGCGGTGCTCGGGTTGACGATCACCGAGGAGCTCTACCACCGCCACCCCGAACGCTCTGAGGGTGACCTGGCGAAGCTGCGGGCCAGCATCGTCAACACTCAGGCACTGGCCGATGTCGGCCGCGGGCTGACCGAAGGCGGCCTCGGCAGTCATCTGCTGCTGGGCAAGGGCGAGGAGAATTCCGGCGGCGCCGACAAGTCCAGCATTCTCGCCGATGGTGTCGAATCCCTGCTCGGTGCAATCTATTTGCAGCACGGCCTGACCACTTCACGTGAGGTCATCCTGCGGTTGTTCGGTGATCTGCTCGACACTGCGCCGACGCTGGGAGCCGGGCTGGACTGGAAGAGCAGCCTTCAGGAGCTGACGGCCTCCCGCGGACTCGGGGCCCCCAGCTACGTGGTGACCTCCACCGGCCCCGACCACGACAAGGAATTCTCCGCAGTCGTGGTGGTGGCCGACGTCGAATACGGCAAAGGCGTGGGGCGCAACAAGAAAGAGGCCGAACTCAAGGCGGCGGCCGCGGCCTGGAACGCACTGGACAATGCGTGA
- the smc gene encoding chromosome segregation protein SMC: protein MHLKSLTLKGFKSFASPTTLRFEPGITCVVGPNGSGKSNVVDALTWVMGEQGAKTLRGGKMEDVIFAGTSSRAPLGRAEVTLTIDNSDNALPIEYSEVSITRRVFRDGAGEYEINGSSCRLMDVQELLSDSGIGREMHVIVGQGKLAEILESRPEDRRAFIEEAAGVLKHRKRKEKAVRKLESMAANLARLTDLTTELRRQLKPLGRQAEMARRAATIQADLRDARLRLAADDLVRRQVEFHNTNQAETTLRREHDEATVRLETSTVELQAHEAAVAELTRRAEAAQQTWFRASALAERVSATVRIATDRAQLFESETEVSTGQDPDALEAEADEVAELEMELLGELEESRIVLETARAELAERERIAAEAERAHLAAARAEADRREGLARLAGQVDTMRTRVESIDDGVMRISVNIEEAAAKAQQTQAEFETVQNRVGELDAGEVGLDEQHDRSVAALRLADERVAELQAAERAAERQVASLRARIEALSVSLDRRDGAAWLQKNHSGPGLFGTIGEYLKVQPGHEVAVATVLGAAADALAAEDFGVAAAAVAALKQSDGGRAALLLGDWKVNGSTPSGTLPEGAIWANDVVSVPERLRGAITAMLSGVAVVTDLPAGVQLVSERPDLRAVTADGDLVGAGWISGGSDRKPSTLEISAEIDKARAELEVAERQTGELAAALSGALTEQAARQESAEEAMAALNESDAAISAIYEQLGRLGQDARGAEDEWQRLIRQRDELEAGRTKTVEELNELESRLHNAEQLPMFEAEPVDRQSSVAAAEAARSVEVEARLSVRTAEERANAVRGRADSLRRAAAAEREARVRAQRAREAREHAARVAAAVSESGRVVAQRLSAVVSVASRMRDELATERQLRGTALAQAREAVTELNARITALTDALHRDEMAKAQASLRIEQLEAQVLEQFGMPAADLIAEYGPQVALPPSELEMAEYEQARERGEQVTAPAPMPFDRPTQERRAKKAERELSELGRVNPLALEEFAALEERYNFLSTQLEDVKAARSDLLDVIADVDTRILQVFTEAYVDVEREFEQVFSTLFPGGEGRLLLTNPADMLTTGIEVEARPPGKKIKRLSLLSGGEKSLTAVAMLVAIFRARPSPFYVMDEVEAALDDVNLRRLISLFEQLREKSQLIVITHQKPTMEVADALYGVTMRGDGITTVISQRMRGQELAASSG, encoded by the coding sequence GTGCACCTCAAGAGTCTGACGCTGAAGGGCTTCAAGTCCTTCGCTTCGCCGACGACTCTGCGCTTCGAACCCGGCATCACCTGCGTCGTCGGTCCCAACGGATCGGGCAAGTCGAACGTCGTCGATGCCCTCACCTGGGTGATGGGCGAGCAGGGCGCCAAGACGCTGCGCGGCGGCAAGATGGAAGACGTCATCTTCGCCGGCACGTCGTCACGCGCACCGCTGGGTCGCGCCGAGGTGACGCTGACCATCGACAATTCGGACAACGCGCTGCCCATCGAGTACTCCGAGGTGTCGATCACCCGCCGCGTATTCCGTGATGGGGCAGGCGAATACGAGATCAACGGCAGCAGCTGCCGCTTGATGGACGTCCAGGAGCTGCTGAGCGACTCCGGCATCGGCCGCGAGATGCACGTCATCGTCGGCCAGGGCAAGCTCGCCGAGATCCTGGAGTCGCGTCCCGAGGATCGCCGCGCGTTCATCGAGGAGGCCGCCGGCGTTCTCAAGCACCGCAAACGCAAGGAAAAGGCGGTCCGCAAGCTCGAGTCGATGGCGGCCAACCTGGCCCGCCTGACAGACCTGACCACCGAGCTTCGCCGCCAGCTCAAGCCGCTGGGCCGCCAGGCCGAGATGGCGCGCCGCGCGGCCACCATCCAGGCCGATCTGCGCGATGCGCGGCTGCGGCTGGCGGCCGATGACCTGGTGCGACGGCAGGTCGAGTTCCACAACACCAACCAGGCTGAGACCACGCTGCGCCGCGAGCATGACGAGGCGACGGTCCGGCTGGAAACGTCGACCGTCGAGCTGCAGGCGCACGAGGCCGCGGTGGCCGAACTGACCCGCCGCGCCGAGGCCGCCCAGCAGACCTGGTTCCGCGCCTCGGCCCTGGCCGAGCGGGTGAGCGCCACTGTGCGCATCGCGACCGACCGGGCTCAGTTGTTCGAGTCCGAAACAGAGGTTTCCACCGGGCAGGATCCCGATGCGCTCGAGGCCGAGGCCGACGAGGTCGCCGAGCTCGAGATGGAGCTGCTCGGCGAGCTCGAGGAGTCCCGCATCGTCTTGGAGACCGCTCGAGCCGAGCTGGCCGAACGTGAGCGAATCGCCGCCGAGGCCGAGCGGGCGCACCTGGCCGCGGCGCGCGCCGAGGCCGACCGTCGTGAAGGCCTGGCCCGGTTGGCCGGTCAGGTCGACACCATGCGCACCCGGGTCGAGTCGATCGACGACGGCGTGATGCGCATCTCGGTCAACATCGAGGAAGCCGCCGCCAAAGCCCAACAGACGCAGGCCGAGTTCGAGACCGTGCAGAATCGCGTCGGCGAACTCGACGCCGGAGAAGTGGGCCTGGACGAGCAGCACGACCGATCGGTGGCGGCGCTGCGCCTCGCCGACGAACGGGTGGCCGAACTGCAGGCCGCCGAGCGCGCCGCCGAACGGCAGGTGGCCTCGTTGCGGGCCCGTATCGAAGCTCTGTCGGTCAGCCTGGACCGGCGTGACGGCGCCGCGTGGTTGCAGAAGAACCACAGTGGCCCAGGCCTTTTCGGCACCATCGGCGAATACCTGAAGGTGCAACCGGGGCATGAGGTGGCGGTGGCCACGGTGCTCGGTGCGGCTGCCGATGCGTTGGCCGCCGAGGATTTCGGTGTCGCCGCAGCCGCCGTGGCCGCGCTCAAGCAATCCGACGGGGGACGCGCGGCCCTGCTGCTGGGGGACTGGAAGGTCAACGGCTCGACGCCATCGGGAACGCTGCCCGAAGGGGCGATCTGGGCCAACGACGTGGTGTCCGTCCCGGAGCGGTTGCGCGGGGCCATCACCGCGATGCTCTCCGGGGTGGCGGTGGTGACCGATCTGCCCGCCGGGGTGCAACTGGTGTCGGAGCGGCCGGACCTGCGTGCGGTGACTGCGGACGGTGACCTGGTCGGTGCGGGCTGGATCAGCGGTGGCTCCGATCGCAAGCCGTCCACCCTCGAGATCAGTGCCGAGATCGACAAGGCCCGAGCGGAACTGGAGGTCGCCGAGCGGCAGACCGGTGAGCTCGCGGCGGCATTGTCGGGTGCGTTGACCGAGCAGGCCGCCCGACAGGAATCGGCCGAAGAGGCGATGGCTGCGCTGAACGAGTCCGATGCCGCGATCTCGGCCATCTATGAGCAACTGGGCCGCCTGGGACAGGACGCCCGTGGGGCCGAAGACGAGTGGCAGCGGCTGATCCGCCAACGCGACGAGCTCGAGGCCGGGCGTACCAAAACGGTCGAGGAGCTCAACGAACTCGAATCGCGCTTGCACAACGCCGAACAGCTGCCGATGTTCGAGGCCGAGCCCGTGGACCGCCAGTCCTCGGTGGCCGCTGCCGAGGCGGCGCGCTCGGTCGAAGTCGAGGCCCGACTGTCGGTTCGAACTGCCGAGGAACGTGCGAATGCGGTTCGCGGACGCGCTGATTCACTGCGCCGGGCCGCCGCTGCCGAGCGCGAGGCGCGGGTGCGCGCACAACGGGCCCGGGAAGCCCGCGAACATGCTGCGCGGGTGGCGGCTGCCGTGTCCGAGTCGGGACGTGTGGTGGCCCAGCGGTTGAGCGCCGTGGTGTCGGTGGCCTCACGGATGCGCGACGAGCTGGCCACCGAGCGCCAGCTGCGAGGCACCGCACTGGCTCAGGCGCGCGAGGCGGTCACCGAACTCAACGCGAGAATCACTGCGCTCACCGATGCCCTGCACCGTGACGAGATGGCCAAAGCGCAAGCGTCGCTTCGAATCGAGCAACTTGAGGCCCAGGTGCTCGAGCAGTTCGGAATGCCTGCCGCCGACCTGATCGCCGAGTACGGGCCCCAGGTGGCGTTGCCACCCAGTGAGCTGGAGATGGCGGAGTACGAGCAGGCGCGGGAGCGCGGCGAACAGGTGACGGCGCCTGCGCCGATGCCGTTCGACCGGCCGACCCAGGAGCGCCGGGCCAAGAAGGCCGAGCGCGAGCTCTCGGAGTTGGGCCGCGTGAATCCGCTTGCGCTGGAAGAGTTCGCCGCGCTGGAAGAGCGCTACAACTTCCTGTCGACGCAACTTGAGGACGTCAAGGCCGCGCGCAGCGATCTGCTCGATGTCATCGCCGACGTCGACACGCGCATCCTGCAGGTGTTCACCGAGGCCTACGTCGACGTGGAGCGCGAGTTCGAGCAGGTGTTCTCCACGCTGTTCCCCGGCGGCGAGGGCCGGCTCCTGTTGACCAACCCCGCCGACATGCTGACCACCGGTATCGAGGTGGAAGCCCGGCCGCCGGGCAAGAAGATCAAACGACTCTCGCTGCTGTCCGGCGGGGAGAAGTCGCTGACCGCGGTGGCGATGCTGGTGGCGATCTTCCGGGCTCGGCCGTCCCCGTTCTATGTGATGGACGAGGTCGAGGCCGCCCTCGACGATGTGAACCTGCGCCGCCTGATCAGCCTGTTCGAGCAGCTCCGGGAGAAGTCCCAGCTGATCGTGATCACCCACCAGAAGCCCACGATGGAAGTCGCTGATGCGCTCTACGGTGTGACCATGCGCGGCGACGGCATCACCACCGTGATCTCGCAGCGGATGCGGGGGCAGGAGCTGGCGGCCAGTTCGGGCTAG
- a CDS encoding YceD family protein, giving the protein MATHARSGGRERPDKRSNRRSPLVIDVSRLGRRPGSFLPYQETVPSPVRIGAELVAIEEGAPLDLDLQLQSVSEGVLVSGTVSAPTVGECARCLTALTGDVEIDLTELYAYPDSTTDETTEADEMGRVGASGQDDTVDLEQPIIDAVGLALPFSPLCRPDCPGLCPDCGIALATAEPGHHHDKIDPRWAKLAAMMPDDEQPRGNE; this is encoded by the coding sequence ATGGCGACGCATGCGAGATCCGGCGGGCGGGAGCGGCCTGACAAGCGTAGTAACCGCCGATCGCCCTTGGTGATCGATGTCTCCCGACTGGGCCGGCGACCGGGGTCGTTCCTTCCGTACCAGGAGACGGTGCCGAGCCCGGTGCGGATCGGGGCCGAGCTGGTCGCCATCGAGGAGGGCGCGCCACTCGACCTCGACCTGCAGTTGCAGTCGGTGTCGGAAGGGGTGCTGGTCAGCGGGACCGTATCGGCCCCCACAGTCGGCGAATGCGCGCGTTGCCTGACGGCACTGACCGGTGATGTCGAAATCGACCTCACCGAGCTGTACGCATACCCGGACAGCACCACCGACGAGACCACCGAGGCCGACGAGATGGGCCGGGTCGGTGCCTCCGGTCAGGACGACACCGTCGACCTGGAACAGCCGATCATCGACGCTGTCGGATTGGCACTGCCGTTCTCCCCGTTGTGCCGTCCAGACTGTCCGGGCCTGTGCCCGGACTGCGGCATCGCGCTGGCCACCGCCGAGCCGGGCCACCACCACGACAAGATCGATCCGCGCTGGGCCAAACTGGCAGCGATGATGCCCGACGACGAGCAGCCCAGGGGCAACGAGTGA
- a CDS encoding acylphosphatase has product MTGPGLPAVGPDAEVRLSAWVHGHVQGVGFRWWTRSRALELGLTGFASNRPDGRVHVVAQGPRAKCQRLLELLQSGQTPGSVDNVVADWADADAPMAGFTER; this is encoded by the coding sequence ATGACCGGCCCGGGACTCCCCGCAGTCGGGCCCGATGCCGAGGTGCGCCTGAGCGCCTGGGTGCACGGTCACGTGCAGGGCGTGGGGTTCCGCTGGTGGACCCGGTCGCGGGCGCTGGAGCTGGGCCTGACCGGGTTTGCTTCGAATCGTCCCGACGGCCGGGTGCATGTCGTGGCCCAGGGCCCGCGGGCGAAATGTCAGCGATTGCTTGAGCTGTTGCAGAGCGGACAGACCCCGGGGTCGGTGGACAACGTCGTCGCAGATTGGGCGGATGCCGACGCCCCGATGGCGGGGTTCACAGAACGGTAG
- a CDS encoding Rv0361 family membrane protein, with protein MTYPPSNPPTPPSGSPDPWQQPYQQGGPQGYPNTGANPAQPYSSPYGAPQEPQQPYGSPYGAPQQPQQPQPPYGAPYGAPQQPQQPYGNPYGAPQQPYGAPYGAQQPYGAPPPYGYPTPQPPKGGNGKWLAIGGAVIAVLAVVVGVIFFAVNGDSKSNGGRTSAGSSQTSDAEQEVRDFLDEVMASSSDLSEALPYFCQADQDLLDKIGGIGAIDVPKNTDSSGSQAEISKITVNGDKAVVDISTSKGAAKLYLRKESGSWKICMSDSPQLSGMR; from the coding sequence GTGACCTACCCGCCGAGCAATCCGCCCACCCCACCGTCGGGTTCGCCCGATCCGTGGCAGCAGCCGTACCAGCAAGGCGGGCCTCAGGGATATCCGAACACCGGCGCCAACCCTGCGCAGCCTTACTCGTCGCCCTACGGGGCACCTCAGGAGCCGCAACAGCCTTACGGGTCGCCCTACGGTGCACCACAGCAGCCGCAACAGCCTCAGCCGCCGTACGGAGCACCGTATGGCGCGCCCCAGCAGCCGCAGCAGCCCTACGGAAATCCCTACGGAGCGCCCCAGCAGCCCTACGGAGCTCCCTACGGGGCCCAACAGCCGTACGGTGCGCCGCCGCCATACGGCTACCCCACTCCGCAGCCACCCAAGGGCGGCAACGGCAAATGGCTGGCGATCGGCGGTGCCGTGATCGCGGTGCTGGCCGTGGTCGTCGGCGTGATCTTCTTCGCCGTGAACGGCGATTCGAAATCGAACGGCGGCCGCACCAGCGCCGGCTCGTCTCAGACGAGCGATGCCGAGCAGGAAGTCCGGGACTTTCTCGATGAGGTGATGGCCAGCTCCAGTGACCTGAGCGAAGCCCTGCCCTATTTCTGCCAGGCCGACCAGGACCTGTTGGACAAGATCGGCGGGATCGGTGCCATCGACGTTCCGAAAAACACGGACAGCAGCGGTTCGCAGGCCGAGATCAGCAAGATCACGGTGAACGGCGACAAGGCCGTCGTCGACATCTCGACCAGCAAGGGCGCGGCCAAGCTGTACCTACGCAAGGAGAGCGGCTCGTGGAAGATCTGCATGAGTGACTCGCCGCAGCTGTCCGGCATGCGGTGA
- the mutM gene encoding bifunctional DNA-formamidopyrimidine glycosylase/DNA-(apurinic or apyrimidinic site) lyase, with translation MPELPEVEVVRRGLQEHVAGKSISAVRVHHPRAVRRHEAGPADLTARLLGARITGTGRRGKYLWLTLSDPDGAEDEADALVVHLGMSGQMLLGPLRDDRHLRIAALLDDGTALSFVDQRTFGGWQLAELVTVDGTAVPQPVAHVARDPLDPLFDRDRVVTVLRRKHSEIKRQLLDQTVVSGIGNIYADEALWRTKINGARTAALLPRRRLAEVLDAAADVMTDALSQGGTSFDSLYVNVNGESGYFERSLDAYGREGEPCRRCGAVMRRDKFMNRSSFYCPKCQPRPRG, from the coding sequence ATGCCTGAACTGCCCGAGGTAGAGGTAGTCCGCCGCGGGTTGCAGGAACATGTTGCGGGCAAATCGATTTCGGCGGTACGGGTGCATCATCCGCGTGCCGTGCGACGGCATGAGGCCGGCCCCGCCGACCTGACGGCGCGGCTGCTCGGCGCCCGTATCACCGGTACCGGCCGACGCGGAAAGTACCTATGGTTGACGCTGTCGGACCCTGACGGAGCCGAGGACGAGGCCGACGCCCTGGTGGTGCACCTGGGTATGAGCGGTCAGATGCTGTTGGGGCCGCTCCGCGACGACCGGCACCTGCGGATCGCGGCGCTGCTCGACGACGGCACAGCCCTGAGCTTCGTCGACCAACGTACGTTCGGAGGCTGGCAGCTGGCGGAGTTGGTGACCGTGGACGGCACCGCCGTGCCGCAACCGGTGGCACACGTCGCCCGCGATCCGCTCGACCCGCTCTTCGACCGCGACCGGGTGGTTACCGTGCTGCGGCGCAAGCATTCTGAGATCAAACGCCAGTTGCTCGATCAGACCGTGGTGTCCGGCATCGGCAACATCTACGCCGACGAGGCGCTGTGGCGCACGAAGATCAACGGTGCCAGAACCGCCGCGCTGCTACCGCGGCGCCGGTTGGCCGAGGTGCTCGATGCCGCCGCTGACGTGATGACCGACGCGCTGAGCCAGGGCGGGACGTCATTCGATTCGCTGTACGTGAACGTCAACGGCGAATCCGGTTACTTCGAAAGGTCTTTGGACGCCTATGGCCGCGAAGGGGAGCCGTGCCGACGGTGTGGCGCGGTGATGCGCCGTGACAAGTTCATGAACCGGTCATCGTTCTATTGTCCGAAATGCCAGCCCCGCCCCCGGGGATGA
- a CDS encoding OsmC family protein, giving the protein MTELWVDRTGVRRYVGRSSRGAEVLVGSEDVEGVFTPGELMKIALAACSGMSSDQPLRRRLGDDYPATIRVSGPADREQERYPLLEEKLEIDVSGLSESEVARLLTVVERAIDQVCTVGRTLKSGTEVKFEVATR; this is encoded by the coding sequence ATGACCGAACTTTGGGTTGACCGCACCGGCGTACGCAGGTATGTCGGGCGCAGTTCGCGCGGCGCAGAGGTACTCGTCGGCAGTGAGGACGTCGAAGGCGTGTTCACCCCGGGCGAGTTGATGAAGATCGCCCTGGCGGCGTGCAGTGGCATGTCCAGCGATCAGCCCCTGCGTCGCCGCCTCGGCGACGACTATCCGGCGACCATCCGGGTGTCCGGCCCGGCGGACCGGGAGCAGGAGCGCTACCCGCTGCTGGAGGAGAAACTCGAGATCGACGTGTCGGGCCTCTCGGAATCCGAGGTGGCCAGGCTGCTGACGGTGGTCGAGCGCGCGATCGACCAGGTCTGCACGGTGGGCCGCACCCTGAAATCCGGCACCGAGGTGAAGTTCGAGGTCGCCACTCGATGA